In Helianthus annuus cultivar XRQ/B chromosome 9, HanXRQr2.0-SUNRISE, whole genome shotgun sequence, the following are encoded in one genomic region:
- the LOC110898108 gene encoding glycine-rich RNA-binding protein 3, mitochondrial-like, with protein MALFKRGGNILRQTVTNNEFMSLVAMIRCASNWKLFVGGLGPEINSTLLREAFSVNGEVIEAKAVMDRKSGRCRGYGFVEFANYHSLDFTRNHGSELYGRTVTVRWAKDSRDEYTLEDAIADGCGDISNWKEDEDKDEDEDEDEDGS; from the exons ATGGCATTGTTCAAGAGAGGTGGTAATATACTAAGGCAGACCGTCACCAACAATGAGTTCATGTCGTTAGTGGCGATGATACGATGCGCGTCAAATTGGAAACTGTTTGTAGGAG GACTTGGACCGGAAATAAATAGTACGCTTTTGCGAGAAGCTTTTAGTGTAAACGGTGAAGTCATTGAAG CTAAAGCAGTGATGGATAGAAAAAGTGGGAGGTGTAGAGGTTATGGCTTTGTTGAATTTGCAAACTATCACTCTTTGGATTTCACTCGAAACCATGGATCA GAGTTGTATGGTCGGACGGTGACTGTGAGGTGGGCCAAGGATAGTCGTGACGAGTATACATTGGAGGATGCTATTGCGGATGGTTGTGGGGATATATCCAACTGGAAGGAAGATGAGGATAAGgatgaggatgaagatgaagatgaagatggaaGTTGA